The genomic DNA CTGTTAACAGAGCGGTATTTTACGCAATTAGTTAAAGCGGTTTTTCCCTTCGGTACCGGGGAGAAGCCAGAAGACAAACAAGACCAACGAACCTACAAAGGGAACCAGGTTCAAAAGAACCCACCACCCTCTCAGGTTAATGTCGTGCAAGCGGCGCACAATAATACCCAAAGAGGGCAAGAAAAGGGCCAATGTAATCAACAATTTGACGACAACTCCGGCTTTTTCACCCAAAGGAATTACGAGAAGGTTGACACAAACAAACGCGATAAAATAGAACAGTTGGTAGAGCCAAAACTGTTTGCGGTCGGCACGGCCGTTGAAATCAAAATAGTGTTTGGTAATAACATCTAAGAAATAAGTTTTCACTGCGTTCATACTTCCTCCTAAAATATAGTACGTCCTGTAAAAAAAGAATACAATAAATGTTTGCTCCTATGCAAGTTAGTTGTAAAACTTGGCAAATGTTTTGAAAGCTTCCGCCATGGCTGC from Elusimicrobium sp. includes the following:
- a CDS encoding DUF805 domain-containing protein gives rise to the protein MNAVKTYFLDVITKHYFDFNGRADRKQFWLYQLFYFIAFVCVNLLVIPLGEKAGVVVKLLITLALFLPSLGIIVRRLHDINLRGWWVLLNLVPFVGSLVLFVFWLLPGTEGKNRFN